The following proteins are encoded in a genomic region of Stutzerimonas balearica DSM 6083:
- the dauA gene encoding C4-dicarboxylic acid transporter DauA, with amino-acid sequence MRAPPLFAAFRQALRQGYNASALRGDVSAGLTVGIIAIPLAMALAIAVGVPPQHGLYTVLVAAPLIALTGGSRFNVSGPTAAFVVILLPITQQFGIGGLLLCTMLAGLILIALGLLRAGRLIAFIPYPVTLGFTAGIGVVIATLQIKDLLGLQLDGQPQHYVEQLLLLARSLPGANLGDALVAAICLAVLILWPRWVPKIPGHLVALALGAVAGLMLEAAGLPVATLGERFSYELGGQTYPGIPPQLPAPVLPWHLPGPDGAALVLSYELFHQLLGPAFAIAMLGAIESLLCAVVADGMTGSNHEPNGELIGQGIGNLVAPLFGGITATAAIARTAANVRAGAFSPMAAILHAGVVLLAMLWLAPMFSYLPMAALAALLVMVAWNMSEAPHVLHVLRIAPRSDVLVLLTCLALTVLFDMVLAVGVGLLLAAGLFIKRMSELTDTGALSREQRALLQDMPAHVAAYAIRGPLFFGAAEKALSALRRFNPDVRVVIVDISAVPLLDMTALAALENVLLDYRRLGVVLILSGSNARVRLKLRRAGIHRLAGHLYHVRDLQQARIKALRLLQEPTQA; translated from the coding sequence ATGAGGGCACCGCCGTTGTTCGCCGCGTTTCGCCAGGCTCTGCGACAGGGCTATAACGCCAGCGCCTTGCGTGGCGACGTCAGCGCGGGGCTGACGGTCGGCATCATTGCCATTCCGCTGGCCATGGCGCTGGCGATCGCGGTGGGTGTACCGCCGCAGCATGGCCTCTATACGGTGCTGGTCGCCGCCCCGCTGATCGCGCTGACCGGGGGCTCGCGCTTCAATGTCTCGGGACCGACGGCGGCCTTCGTCGTCATTCTGCTGCCGATCACCCAGCAGTTCGGCATCGGCGGCTTGCTGCTGTGCACCATGCTCGCCGGGTTGATCCTGATCGCCCTCGGGCTGCTGCGTGCCGGGCGCCTGATCGCGTTCATCCCCTACCCGGTGACGCTCGGTTTTACCGCCGGCATCGGCGTGGTCATCGCCACATTACAGATCAAGGACCTGCTCGGCCTGCAGCTGGACGGCCAGCCGCAGCATTACGTCGAACAGCTCCTGCTGCTGGCGCGCTCGCTACCCGGAGCCAATCTCGGCGACGCCCTGGTAGCGGCGATCTGCCTGGCGGTGCTGATCCTCTGGCCACGCTGGGTACCGAAGATTCCCGGCCATCTGGTGGCGCTGGCGCTCGGCGCGGTCGCCGGCCTGATGCTGGAAGCCGCCGGCCTGCCGGTCGCCACGCTCGGCGAGCGGTTCAGCTATGAACTCGGAGGCCAGACCTACCCCGGCATTCCGCCCCAGCTCCCCGCACCGGTCCTGCCCTGGCATCTCCCCGGGCCGGACGGAGCTGCGCTGGTGCTTTCCTACGAGCTGTTCCATCAGCTGCTCGGCCCGGCCTTTGCCATCGCCATGCTCGGGGCGATCGAGTCGCTGTTGTGCGCCGTGGTAGCCGACGGCATGACCGGCAGCAACCACGAACCCAACGGCGAGCTGATTGGCCAGGGCATCGGCAATCTGGTCGCCCCGCTGTTTGGCGGCATCACCGCCACCGCGGCAATCGCCCGCACGGCGGCCAACGTGCGCGCCGGTGCCTTCTCGCCAATGGCCGCAATCCTTCATGCCGGTGTAGTACTGCTGGCGATGCTCTGGCTGGCACCGATGTTCAGCTACCTGCCGATGGCGGCGCTGGCCGCGCTGCTGGTGATGGTGGCGTGGAACATGAGCGAGGCCCCGCACGTACTGCATGTGCTACGCATTGCGCCACGCAGCGACGTACTGGTGCTGCTGACCTGTCTGGCACTGACCGTGCTGTTCGACATGGTGCTGGCGGTTGGCGTCGGCCTGCTGCTGGCCGCGGGCCTGTTCATCAAGCGCATGAGCGAGCTGACCGACACCGGCGCCCTGTCCCGTGAACAGCGGGCCCTGCTGCAGGACATGCCGGCGCACGTTGCGGCCTACGCCATCCGCGGGCCGCTGTTCTTCGGTGCGGCGGAAAAGGCGCTGAGCGCGCTGCGGCGCTTCAATCCGGACGTGCGGGTGGTCATCGTCGACATCAGCGCCGTCCCCTTGCTGGACATGACGGCACTGGCGGCGCTGGAGAACGTGCTGCTGGACTATCGCCGGCTCGGGGTGGTGCTGATCCTCAGCGGCAGCAATGCCCGAGTGCGCCTGAAGCTGCGCCGCGCCGGCATCCATCGCCTGGCCGGGCACCTGTACCACGTGCGCGACCTGCAGCAGGCGCGAATCAAGGCGCTGCGCCTGCTGCAGGAGCCGACGCAGGCCTGA
- a CDS encoding SDR family oxidoreductase, protein MSQAIRFEDKVVIVTGAGGGLGRAHALAFARHGAKVVVNDLGGSAQGEGANSHAADRVVEEIRQAGGTAVANHDSVTEGARIVEQALDSFGRVDVVVNNAGILRDKTFHKMEDADWDLVYRVHVEGAYKVTRAAWPLMREQGYGRVIFTASTSGIYGNFGQSNYGMAKLGLYGLTRTLALEGRKNNILVNAIAPTGGTRMTEGLIPPQVFEQLKPELVSPLVVYLASEQCQETSGLFEVGGGWMGKVRWERSLGVGFDPRGGFDAEDVAVNWQRICDFENAAHPADNLEALKEMMANLQKHA, encoded by the coding sequence ATGTCGCAAGCCATTCGCTTCGAAGATAAGGTCGTGATCGTCACCGGCGCCGGTGGCGGCTTGGGTCGGGCGCACGCGCTGGCATTCGCCCGGCACGGCGCCAAGGTGGTAGTCAATGACCTCGGCGGCAGCGCCCAGGGCGAGGGTGCCAACAGTCATGCGGCCGACCGCGTCGTCGAGGAGATACGGCAGGCCGGTGGTACGGCCGTCGCCAACCATGACTCGGTGACCGAGGGTGCACGCATTGTCGAGCAGGCGCTCGACAGTTTCGGCCGGGTCGATGTGGTGGTGAACAATGCCGGGATCCTGCGTGACAAGACCTTCCACAAGATGGAGGACGCCGACTGGGATCTGGTCTACCGCGTACACGTCGAAGGCGCCTACAAGGTCACCCGTGCAGCCTGGCCGCTGATGCGCGAGCAGGGCTACGGGCGGGTCATCTTCACGGCCTCGACATCGGGTATCTACGGCAACTTCGGCCAGTCGAACTACGGCATGGCCAAGCTTGGCCTGTACGGTCTGACCCGGACGCTGGCGCTGGAGGGGCGCAAGAACAACATCCTGGTCAACGCCATCGCGCCGACAGGCGGGACGCGCATGACCGAGGGGCTGATTCCGCCGCAGGTGTTCGAGCAACTCAAACCCGAGCTGGTCAGCCCGCTGGTGGTTTACCTGGCCAGCGAGCAATGCCAGGAAACGTCCGGCCTGTTCGAGGTCGGTGGTGGCTGGATGGGCAAGGTACGCTGGGAGCGCAGCCTTGGCGTGGGGTTCGATCCACGCGGTGGGTTCGACGCCGAGGATGTTGCGGTGAACTGGCAGCGCATCTGCGACTTCGAGAATGCCGCGCATCCGGCCGACAACCTCGAGGCGCTGAAGGAAATGATGGCCAACCTGCAGAAGCACGCCTGA
- a CDS encoding TIGR00730 family Rossman fold protein encodes MVLRSICVFCGASTGTDPVYREAAAAMGRTLAEQGITLVYGGGAVGLMGVVADAALAAGGEVIGIIPQSLKDAEIGHPGLTRLEIVDGMHARKARMAELADAFIAMPGGLGTLEELFEVWTWGQLGYHAKPMGLLDTNHFYAKLSHFLDHLVAEAFVRPQYREMLQRGDTPDALLERLRAWQPTVTAKWSEREPS; translated from the coding sequence ATGGTCTTGCGTTCGATTTGTGTGTTCTGCGGCGCCAGCACGGGAACCGATCCCGTTTATCGAGAAGCGGCAGCGGCAATGGGCCGGACCCTGGCCGAGCAGGGCATCACGCTTGTCTATGGTGGTGGCGCGGTCGGCCTCATGGGCGTGGTCGCAGACGCTGCGCTGGCTGCCGGTGGAGAGGTCATCGGCATCATTCCGCAGAGCCTGAAGGATGCCGAGATAGGCCACCCTGGCCTCACGCGCTTGGAAATCGTCGACGGGATGCATGCGCGCAAGGCGCGCATGGCCGAGCTGGCGGATGCCTTCATCGCCATGCCCGGAGGCCTGGGCACACTGGAAGAGCTGTTCGAAGTCTGGACCTGGGGGCAGCTCGGCTACCATGCCAAGCCGATGGGCCTGCTGGACACCAACCACTTCTACGCCAAGCTCAGCCACTTTCTCGACCACCTGGTAGCCGAAGCCTTCGTCCGCCCGCAGTACCGTGAAATGCTGCAGCGCGGCGATACTCCGGATGCGTTGCTCGAACGACTGCGAGCCTGGCAACCAACGGTCACAGCCAAGTGGAGCGAGCGCGAGCCCTCCTGA
- a CDS encoding DUF2726 domain-containing protein, translating to MNWLALTVVTFVCFALVLWIKQRQYNHPALQFPYRLRPTLLDETQRELLALLQRQLGERYLVLPGMPLAGLVEITVVPRRTPWYQARNRIAERRVDFLLLRRPDLAPAGGVMLEPPQDPFLEQLFNVLELPLVRLDRGQAHVYGQVSQALADAGLH from the coding sequence ATGAACTGGCTGGCCCTGACCGTCGTCACCTTTGTCTGCTTTGCGCTGGTGCTTTGGATCAAGCAACGCCAGTACAACCATCCGGCGCTGCAGTTTCCCTACCGTCTACGCCCGACGCTGCTCGATGAAACGCAGCGCGAATTGCTGGCGCTGCTGCAGCGCCAGCTTGGCGAGCGCTATCTGGTCTTGCCCGGCATGCCGCTGGCGGGTCTCGTCGAGATCACTGTGGTACCGAGACGGACGCCCTGGTACCAGGCACGCAACCGGATCGCCGAGCGCCGCGTGGACTTCCTCCTCTTGAGGCGCCCCGACCTCGCACCGGCAGGCGGCGTGATGCTCGAGCCGCCGCAAGATCCGTTTCTCGAGCAGCTGTTCAACGTGCTCGAGTTGCCCCTCGTCCGCCTCGATCGGGGTCAGGCCCACGTCTATGGCCAGGTCAGCCAGGCGCTGGCGGACGCCGGCCTCCATTGA
- a CDS encoding SgcJ/EcaC family oxidoreductase produces MFNRPLFVCAFALLAPSMTLAETETCQKVAEKDIAALFVRWNDALQSGDPQNVVDTYAQDSLLLPTLSNTPRRSADAKADYFRHFMAGQPRGNIDSRMIQIDCNTALDAGLYTFRFADGKKVQARYTFTYKWFPEQEQWLITSHHSSAMPEPQKTHE; encoded by the coding sequence ATGTTCAACCGCCCCTTGTTCGTCTGCGCCTTCGCCCTGCTCGCCCCGAGCATGACCCTTGCCGAAACCGAAACCTGCCAGAAGGTCGCGGAAAAGGACATCGCCGCGTTGTTCGTGCGCTGGAACGATGCCCTGCAGTCCGGCGATCCACAGAACGTCGTCGACACCTATGCACAGGACTCACTGCTGCTGCCGACGCTGTCCAATACCCCGCGCCGTAGCGCCGACGCCAAGGCAGACTACTTTCGCCATTTCATGGCGGGCCAGCCACGCGGCAACATCGATTCGCGGATGATTCAGATCGACTGCAACACCGCACTCGATGCCGGCCTGTACACCTTCCGCTTTGCCGATGGAAAAAAGGTGCAGGCGCGCTACACCTTCACCTACAAGTGGTTTCCCGAGCAGGAGCAATGGCTGATCACCAGTCACCATTCCTCGGCCATGCCCGAGCCGCAGAAGACGCACGAGTGA
- a CDS encoding DUF5924 family protein, with protein MSLKTRLLPLIELGTRLAQRYPGLIALFGFASGVASFLLVERQAGLAKVIALVMLISWIWLVLENTLRQQLRRRFGWSVPRPLLRYATQMVHQETLFFIVPFYIITTTWNSGQAVFTGLLGVAALISLIDPLYYRWLAPRRWLYLGFHALTLFAVLLTALPIILHLSTPQSYRLALAVAVVLALPSLLELFPGRSWRNLLALAGVTILVAGAGWFGRTWVPPATLWLAEVAVTTQLDDARREPGRSIRQLSSAQLRASGLYAYTAINAPRGLKERIYHEWLHEGRQVDRIALEISGGGEAGYRAWSHKRNFPADVEGKWRVRVVTEAGQMIGMLRFEVGP; from the coding sequence ATGTCCCTCAAGACCCGCCTGCTGCCCTTGATCGAACTGGGCACCCGCCTCGCCCAGCGCTATCCGGGGCTGATCGCGCTATTCGGCTTCGCCTCCGGCGTCGCCAGCTTCCTGCTGGTCGAGCGCCAGGCAGGTCTGGCCAAGGTCATTGCTCTGGTCATGCTCATCAGCTGGATCTGGCTGGTGCTGGAAAACACATTGCGTCAGCAGCTGCGCCGCCGCTTCGGCTGGTCGGTGCCGCGCCCCTTGCTGCGCTACGCGACGCAGATGGTGCACCAGGAGACGCTGTTCTTCATCGTGCCCTTCTACATCATCACCACCACCTGGAACAGCGGCCAGGCGGTGTTCACCGGGCTGCTCGGTGTCGCCGCCCTGATTTCGCTGATCGACCCGCTGTACTACCGCTGGCTGGCCCCGCGGCGTTGGCTGTACCTGGGCTTCCACGCGCTGACGCTGTTTGCCGTGCTCCTGACCGCCCTGCCGATCATCCTGCACCTGAGTACACCGCAGAGTTACCGCCTGGCGCTGGCCGTCGCCGTGGTGTTGGCCCTTCCGAGCCTGCTGGAGCTTTTCCCGGGGCGGAGCTGGCGCAACCTGCTGGCCCTGGCAGGCGTCACGATACTGGTTGCCGGCGCCGGCTGGTTCGGACGCACCTGGGTACCACCAGCGACGCTATGGCTCGCCGAGGTCGCCGTGACCACCCAGCTGGACGACGCACGGCGCGAGCCGGGGCGCAGCATTCGCCAGCTGAGCAGCGCGCAGCTGCGCGCCAGCGGGCTGTATGCCTATACCGCGATCAATGCCCCGCGCGGCCTGAAGGAGCGCATTTACCATGAATGGCTGCACGAGGGCCGCCAGGTCGATCGCATCGCACTGGAGATCAGCGGCGGGGGGGAGGCTGGCTATCGCGCCTGGAGCCATAAGCGGAATTTCCCGGCCGACGTCGAAGGCAAATGGCGAGTGCGAGTCGTCACCGAGGCCGGCCAGATGATCGGCATGCTGCGCTTCGAGGTGGGCCCGTAG
- a CDS encoding MgtC/SapB family protein — protein sequence MDAWHTLLGTVAAEFSDLPDVREVARVSTRLLVAAALGGLLGYERELKRKAAGLRTHMLVALGAALFVLVPLQAGVPKEDVSRVMQGIVTGIGFLGAGTILKGSSVEDVKGLTTAAGIWLTAAIGVAAGMGHEATAVLSSLLALAVFRTMPILERHAARRAARHRRAARSATAERSRDRRSRNSEDPPHSHP from the coding sequence ATGGATGCCTGGCATACCCTTCTCGGCACCGTCGCTGCCGAATTCTCCGACCTTCCTGACGTCAGGGAAGTCGCACGGGTCAGCACCCGGCTGCTGGTCGCCGCCGCGCTCGGCGGCCTGCTCGGTTACGAGCGCGAACTCAAGCGCAAGGCCGCCGGGCTGCGCACGCACATGCTGGTGGCCCTCGGTGCCGCGCTGTTCGTACTCGTCCCGCTGCAAGCCGGCGTCCCCAAGGAGGATGTCTCGCGCGTCATGCAGGGCATCGTCACCGGCATCGGCTTTCTCGGCGCGGGCACCATCCTCAAGGGCAGCTCGGTCGAGGACGTCAAAGGCCTCACCACTGCCGCCGGCATCTGGCTCACCGCGGCCATTGGCGTTGCGGCAGGCATGGGGCACGAAGCCACCGCCGTGCTCAGCTCGCTGCTGGCGCTCGCCGTGTTCCGTACCATGCCGATTCTCGAGCGCCACGCGGCCCGGCGTGCCGCCAGACATCGCCGTGCGGCGCGCTCGGCCACTGCCGAACGAAGTCGCGACCGCCGCAGTCGTAACAGCGAAGACCCGCCGCATTCGCACCCTTGA
- a CDS encoding Rho termination factor N-terminal domain-containing protein encodes MPRGDKSKYTDKQQRKAEHIEQSYEDRGVSESEAEARAWATVNKQSGGGERAGGSGRKKSETAKRADRKDSADRAAKSRKGESPNKGSARRNSGSGSTSLSDMTRDELMKKAQEKDIRGRSKMRKDELIEALSR; translated from the coding sequence ATGCCACGCGGTGACAAGTCCAAGTACACCGACAAGCAACAGCGCAAAGCCGAACACATCGAGCAAAGCTACGAGGATCGCGGCGTCTCGGAGAGCGAGGCTGAAGCTCGCGCCTGGGCCACGGTGAACAAACAATCCGGCGGTGGCGAACGCGCCGGCGGCTCGGGCCGCAAGAAAAGCGAGACCGCCAAGCGCGCCGATCGCAAGGACTCGGCCGACCGCGCAGCCAAGTCGCGCAAGGGCGAGTCACCGAACAAGGGCTCGGCACGCCGCAATTCGGGATCGGGCAGCACCTCTCTGAGCGACATGACGCGCGATGAGCTGATGAAGAAGGCGCAGGAAAAGGACATCCGGGGGCGCTCGAAGATGCGCAAGGACGAGCTGATCGAGGCGCTGAGTCGATGA